The following nucleotide sequence is from Mytilus edulis chromosome 13, xbMytEdul2.2, whole genome shotgun sequence.
TATTACCTTTGCAGGAAATAACTGTGTAATGTCGAAGATGTCAGCAAGCGAAATTTCCCCTTTTAAAATTAACTTTCAtctcaatatttatatctatattaaaaCTGTTGGTGGTTGTTGTGATAATTATTCACGATGTCcaagacagattttttttttatcatgggaCGACAATTTAGATTTAGATATATTGTTAGGGGAATACACAGACAATGACCGAATTGTAGATAGTGACGACGACTTTGTTCTATCGACAGGTGTGCATATTATTTATATGTCTCTGCCTTGAATGACGATTTTGTTTTACCCTTTTATAtgttgttggattttttttttatagaagaccGATAGAAACTGTAAACAAGTTTTGTTGTCATGCACAAAAGTTATTAAGTCTACAATAGTGTAGAGCGTATACATTGCAATGTTGAAGTATATATATACCTAGGTGAGCGAGACAGACTCTTTAGTTGTATCTCGTCCAGACTCCTAGTTATGGACTATGCGCAAATAGTTTTAACAGAAATTATCAAACTATCCTTTCAGTCCCAAACACCATTAAACAGAAtctgcatttatatattttgatggGGCTAAATCCAGTCAcagtaacatatttttttaaatacaatcatGGTTAGAAACCTATGCGATATACATTCGAAGTAGATTAAGTGGGCCAAATAGATTATTTTCAAATCGTTCGTGCattcaatttgaaatgaaataatataCGATTTTCACACATAATGCGTCCGACGGTTGAACgatcttttgtttttaattgtcgCACAATTAACTTAAACAATTATATCTAATAAAGCTTTCACCAAAGCAGAAAGTATATGTTACAATTTACAAACTTAAAGCTAACTCTCTTTTTCATCATAGTAGGTTTGTTACCTTTATAATCCACAGGTAGgtcagtattttttttcaataaatgtaaCAGTTTAATGAGAATTTGTAATTTAGATATAATGCTTAAATTTATCTTTGGAAGAACAATTGAATTAAGaacctttttgtttttctgtaaacaaattataaaatgaacGATTACACATTACAGATATATGTAGTTTAAACTACTTCGAGTTGACGAGTATAGctacttttaatatttaacatgcagtggcggatccagggggggggggggttccgggggtgcgcacccccccctttatttttgccgatcaatgcatttgtatcgggacatatgttttgcacccccccccccttttgccctgggtgtcctgggttagcaccccccccctttcgaaaattcctgcatccgcccctgacaTGTTAATTCAATCTGCATACTTTttatgttaaaacaaaacataccgATCTTAGTGCACCTTTATGTTTTTTACTTGTACAGAGATATATACTAGTAAGTTGTCTGCTGGGTGAATCATCATTAGTAAAACacacaaaattgaaaacatcACTGTTTTTTGTTTACGCACAGTTAATTGGGGTCTTGcgtttctgtattctttaattatttaagCCATTTTTCTCTTATCATTCATTTTTACATCAATTTTTCTATATTCTTCAAAGAATTGAATTATTTCATTTAGTATTGTTATTGCTGTCCTCGTTTCCttacttttgttttgttggttACTTTCGATCTACCACATGCTCCTGTCTCCTCCATTAACTATTTAACGTATATGTTTCATATAGGTTGTTCGTACATATGGTTACATTAATAATATACAGAAATAGTCCAGAGTTGTATTTACGaacaaatttcatataaaaaattaacgAGATGAGATAAGAGAGACTGGCTCGGGTCCTCCATTCCTGTATTCAGGccattttaatttaaagtttttggtcaattattttttattcgtTACATTTCAGTACCcaattattttgtattgtttattatcCGGCCTATATTTCTCTGTACTTTATATTAAATGGCCTTCATTCTGCAATTTCAACCCATTATTTTCAATTCTGGAAACACAATCCAGACCTTTCATTTACCACTGAGACAACTGTCATCAAAAATCAAAGAACAAGGATGTGAAAAACGTTTATATATATGATTCCTAAATGTTTTCAACATAAACgtttacaatttaatttttgaCAGGTGTTGAAGATGTCCCGGAAatgcgagaagcatgatatggtGTTGGATCTGTTTTGCCTGGGACATAATATAGCAGTCTGTGCAAGATGTTCTCAGAGTGACCATTTTAAATGTCCACAATTTGTATCTGTTGAAGATGCAGCTAAATATGCTAATCCTTTAAGCCAAAGAACCGCACGATCACACGGCTCGGAGGAAAAAAGAAGTCCCGCTAACATTTTGAAGActgtaaaccaagagaaaaacACATTTACAAACTATGTAAAAGCAGCAATTGAAAGTGGCGAACAAAACACTTTCACAAAGTTTctacaaacaaatgtaacaaggAGTGAAAATGATCGAATAGAAGAATCAATGAAACATTCGACTCCACTTGCAACAAGTCGGGATTTTCTAGTCGGTGAAAACTTTGGAGAGAACAATACGTTCGAAGATCCCAGTAATCCTGATAACTTAGAGAGTTATCGACCGTTGTCGGAGGACTTTCATCATGTAAGCGATATCATCAACGTCCAAGCAAAAGAGGCGACAACACTCAAATCACATGCAAATTCCAACAAAGGAAAAAGCGAAGTCGGACAACTGTTAGAAAATGTCAAGAAATTTTCAAAAGGATTATCTTCCCGCGACGATGTTGGTATTACTTTAGAcgaattgattttgaaaattgataGAACACTCAATGAGATAGCAGAAAAGTTTGAAAACACAAGAAATCAGAAGAAATCAATCGAATACCAAATTAAAGAAATTCGTGCCAAACTGAATGCACATCTGGATAACATTGAAAGGAAATTGTTGAACTCACTAGAATCAAAATTCAGTCATTGTGAAGCAAGCGTAGTTAACGTAGTGGAAAAGCTGCAAAAAGGTCGCATCGAGATCACACACATGAAAAGCGGTAACGCAGACAATCCGAATTCACCGTTTCAAGCAAACACCCGTCTTGCAATCAGAGAAAGCGATAAACAAATGCGAAGAATGAAAAGATCCATCCATGCGCTGACGGAAAATGTGTATGCTATTGATATTGATGTAAGGATTAACCAAGATTTAAATATCTTTATCAATGAAGTTCAAGCATTTGGTGAAGTTACTGTAAATAGCCGTTTAAACCAAAAGATATCTGAACCAACTGTAGAACATAGGCGAATTGAGGTCATTCGTACCGATTCCAAAAGGTCACAACCTAGTAGTAGTCCATCGAGAACAAATAGCAAAGCCATTCAGCGAACCGATTCCAAAAAGGTCAAGGGTGTCAGCAAACCAAAACGCTCCGGTTCTAAGCGGGAAATCATTGAAACAACTAAAAGACTTGAAACCGTTCAAATTTTGCCGGAAATAGAACTAGGGCAGCATTTGGCTATGATGGATGAACCATTACCGGAAATTATTACTTCAAGTAGATCAGGCATTTCTGGTATCCGAATTATGCAGAAGAAGAAAGTGAAAATTGGTCATAAGTGGACATCAAGCGTCTCAAACTGTAAAATGCTTCCGAACGGTCGATTGATATTCATCGACACTGAAAACAAGAGGTTAGTCATCCACAACAAAGACACCTATGTATACCGAAATCTCAGAGTTAATGATTCTCCACGTGATTTCACCATCCTTGATAACGATAGAATTGCTGTAACTTTTGGCATATACATCGAAGTATTGAATATTTTAACAAGCCGTATAGAGAAGCGCATCCAGTTAGAATTTTTTGAATGCAACGGAATATCATTTATGGATGGGAAATATTACATTTACGGAATATTTGACGGTTATCTGCTTTCTCGGCATGGCATTCAGATCATGGATATGCATGGCCGAATAGAGGATCGGTTGCCTATAACAAGAGTTCAAACGATCCACCATTCAATAACCACGTGGAGGGGACGGATTTATTACACAGGATACAGTTCCATTTCATGCTGTATGACCTCTGGCGAAGAACTTTGGGAATTCAAACATGAGACCATGGATCGACCGAAAAGCGTCACCATCGACAATTTTGGAAATGTTTTTGCGTCGTacgaaaatgaaaacaaaatagttgTTATTTCAGTGGACGGACTTTACAGCAAAGAGTTCGAATTGAGAAAGCATGATCTGTATTATGGACAAGAACCTAGACCTATCAGTGTTTATTTCGACACAGTTGAATCGGCATTAATAGTATGCAATGCGAATAAAGACCATTCTGTGATGTACTTTGTAAAGTATGAGTAGGCAAATAAAGTTCAGTGAAATATATgttaaattaaatgatatatatcaaaTACTAACATTTTATTGCTGCCCTTCGATTTGACAAGTTAAAAttaaacttgcatattcatgagTCGTGTACGACAATAACATTACAGTTGCATGGGCAGATGAAAACTCGACATATGAAAAGTTATTCGGCTGCGGCGTTAGCTTACtacttaaatgttttatattttagatgGTGGAAGAAGAATGAtgctttatactttgtatatagatgccttaggTTATGAagtttcatactttgtatatagatgccttatgttatgcagtttcatactttgtatatagatgccttatgttatgaagtttcatactttgtatatagatgccttatgttatgcagtttcatactttgtatatagatgccttaggTTATGAagtttcatactttgtatatagatgccttatgttatgaagtttcatactttgtatatagatgccttatgttatgaagtttcatactttgtatatagatgccttatgttatgaagtttcatactttgtatatagatgccttatgttatgaagtttcatactttgtatatagatgccttatgttatgaagtttcatactttgtatatagatgcgttatgttatgaagtttacGTCTGtaatatgtccattgtccttgaccctATTTTCGTGGTTcaatgactacttgaaaaaagtctTTCTGTAAtgtttatttctttcttattatgagtaataggataactttatTAATTATGTGTGTACCTGGTACGGTGCTCGTGTCCGTCAGGCAgttatcatctgaccttgacctcatttcatagaTCAATGAACAATGTTTAGTTTTTTCTGGTCAAGTTCATAAattatatactatataatatATGCAATAGTTCttctttatttggtgtatgaaatgattgtaaagtgtagaTGTCCAACTGGCACGTATCACCTGACCTTgtccccattttcatggttcagtggtgaAAAGCAAGTGTTAGTGTTTTGTTCTTGTTTTCTTATACtatgtgcaataggtcaactatatttggtatttggAAGTATTTTACGATTTACATGTAagtctggcaggttttatttgaccttgacctcattttcactgtgcattgctcagtgttaagtattttggtctgtttttcttaatatataaccaagaggtctactatatttgttgtatagaatgattataaggtgtacatgtttgttTGGCAGATATTAttatctaaccttgacctcattttcatggttcattgatcaatgacaagttttcatggtttagtttgtttcttagatattGCAATCAACAGGTCCACTATAAATAGTGCAACTattgactgtaaggtgtacatgtctgtctggcatggttcatctgaccgtgacctcattttcatgattcattggtcagTATTTAGTTTTCCTGTTCAAGCCTGTTTCTTAGAAACTGTATATAAGCAATAGGTCCATCTGTTTCTGATTTATtgaatgattgtgaggtgtacatgtatttccagtttggtttatctgacctttgCCTTATTTTTTGTGATCATGTTATGTTGGTTGTGaaagttgtagtaaagctttaaaTTTAGTAATATCAACGTAAAGAAAGCAAGACTGTTCAGCGTGTGCACTCGTGagtggtatttaaaaaaatacaacttgATCATCTGCATGCTTCGAATGGTTATATTACTATGAGGACGGCATTAAAGTACACGCGTGGAGCTGCGATACTGTGAATAAATAAAGATtgaaagaagtggtatgattgttagtgaaacaactatccatcagagttcaatgtAGTAGATGTAGGCAATTATATaccaccgtacgaccttcaactaTGAGAAAACCCCATTCCGTATATATAATCGGGAATAAAAGGCtccaccataaaaaaaaatcaaacgagaaaactaatcaCCTAATTTACAGAAAAcgatttacgaaaaacaaatatagataTATCGGACAAGGggtaacgacaaccactgaactatgaggTTTTTACTTAGGACAGGCAATTTGTCcattatataaaaattaacaaagttaagaaaaataaataagcagTTATCAGCTCAACTTTACTTAAATGTTGCCTTGCCTAAGTGGTAAATGATAAATATAAACTAGAACAACTGGGCCATCAGATCAGGTTGAAATTAAAGATGACCGTAATTGACTTAAaagttatgtatatattttgttaattataaaaGTGTGGACACATATCAGTGTGGATATTATTCTAGGGTTTTTTTCGCAATGTGTTCTATGCTGAACGGTGTTCGAAGTGACAGCCATCCTGAATATCAGACTGTGACAGTGCCAAACAAACACTAAAAATAAACAGTGTCGTTTATTCAATAATTTGTTACTGTGACGCTCATGGAGAAGACActatatgtacattttgtacggATTACCCAATTATTCTGTTGAAACATGTTTCACTACCATTTGCTCTTGGATACAATTCAAAACTCACACATTAAGTGATTTCTGAATGATGTTATTTTAATATGCAAAATGATTTATAAGAACCTCTATGTTCGTTCTTCTCGTATGGTTCTATTATGTCCCTTGTGGACTTTTCTTCCTTGTAACTGTAAAAGCTAAAGATCATCTAAATATCATAGGTGATTTCGTTAAGCTGTATAATATATCTAATAAACTACCTGAAACATATTATAAGTCAAATAATACATCTTAAAATATCTCCTgtactttataagatattttataaactcaTTGAGATATCTTGTAATCTAAATAAGATAGCTTGTTGATTCAATAAGATAGTCCTTATATGAAGAACCCTCAATAAAGATATCAGATAAATCAATCTTTTAAAACATCGTgtgtatataaaaacaacaagATATATCATGATTgcaaatgatacaactctcctctcgagaccaaatgacataagaattaacaactattggtcactgtacggacttcaacaatgagcatattTCATACCGCATAGTAATCTGTGAAGGTCCCGAAATGACTcaagtaaaacaattaaaacgaaaaAAACAACGGCCTGAGTTATGATTTATGGACGAAACAAACatgatacacagcaacaaacgacaaccactgaatcgcATGCAGAATGTGGCGAGATTAAACATGATTATTGGCTCCGAACCCTTTCCTAATCTTGGACGAACTATACAATCAGtagaaaatggcttaactcatcaaaccTAGACAAATCACATAAAAACCTCATAGTTAGTGAATAGatcatttattatagtgacatgtgtagcATAAATTATAttacataataaaaatacaatagtTATTTCAAATTAAACCCGGTCCGTTGGACCTATAAGTCACTATTTCAACCAAAAAAGAATATAAGGTATAGATTATTAGATAGATATATCATAGAATAAATACCATATATTTATGTCGATGAATTTAATTCTGATTTGaacagaaaatatttgaaaataaacatcaTTGAGATGGAAGCCATCTCTGTGGGTCCGCTGTAAATAACGTGTGTTAACAAAATTATATTGATAAGCTGCTATGAAGCACTTGGTTAAGTTACTGCAGTCTCGTTATGTGCTGAGAGTACttttattctatgttttttttagttcaaaTGGTATACTAGTAATTGGCAATTTAATGAAACTGATACCTTAACTTAATTTCTTAGTATAAGAGTGACAGACGGACGTCCGGACCTTTGACCTGGGAAGCTGTACAAAtgttatgacacaccctctggtgttccagttaatatacatgtcaggactactaacacaaaggctcctgttcgattcccgttccgggatgAACATTTCAGGGACTgcattttcggctctcccttgacaccatttgcgagtatggtcttgagaaaacgatgatagtacatcggaaggggacgataaatggctgacttgtgttaagagagagtcatatctcttgcacgtcaAAGACACTCTTGtagaaaaagagcaggctaatgccgctacaaggcaccaatcgcacccgcaaagtggaaagggattaatataagttgcaaaacttgtttcc
It contains:
- the LOC139500059 gene encoding uncharacterized protein is translated as MSRKCEKHDMVLDLFCLGHNIAVCARCSQSDHFKCPQFVSVEDAAKYANPLSQRTARSHGSEEKRSPANILKTVNQEKNTFTNYVKAAIESGEQNTFTKFLQTNVTRSENDRIEESMKHSTPLATSRDFLVGENFGENNTFEDPSNPDNLESYRPLSEDFHHVSDIINVQAKEATTLKSHANSNKGKSEVGQLLENVKKFSKGLSSRDDVGITLDELILKIDRTLNEIAEKFENTRNQKKSIEYQIKEIRAKLNAHLDNIERKLLNSLESKFSHCEASVVNVVEKLQKGRIEITHMKSGNADNPNSPFQANTRLAIRESDKQMRRMKRSIHALTENVYAIDIDVRINQDLNIFINEVQAFGEVTVNSRLNQKISEPTVEHRRIEVIRTDSKRSQPSSSPSRTNSKAIQRTDSKKVKGVSKPKRSGSKREIIETTKRLETVQILPEIELGQHLAMMDEPLPEIITSSRSGISGIRIMQKKKVKIGHKWTSSVSNCKMLPNGRLIFIDTENKRLVIHNKDTYVYRNLRVNDSPRDFTILDNDRIAVTFGIYIEVLNILTSRIEKRIQLEFFECNGISFMDGKYYIYGIFDGYLLSRHGIQIMDMHGRIEDRLPITRVQTIHHSITTWRGRIYYTGYSSISCCMTSGEELWEFKHETMDRPKSVTIDNFGNVFASYENENKIVVISVDGLYSKEFELRKHDLYYGQEPRPISVYFDTVESALIVCNANKDHSVMYFVKYE